CGACGCCGTGCAGGACCGATCCCGCCGGTGCCTGCTCCAGCGCGAGCCGGAACAGGCGTGCGGCGTCGAGCCGGTGCACCGAGGGCCAGCGGTTGGCCCCGTCGCCGAGGTAGCCGGAGAAGCCCTTCGTACGGGCGGTGCCGATCAGTTGCTGCACCATGCCGCACGTGTCGGCGTCGTGGACCGTCGGGGCGAGCCGCACGATGGACGAGCGCACACCGCGCTCCGCTTGCGCGAGCGCGGCCTGCGCGCCGGCGATCCGGGGGCTGCCCGAAGCGGGCGGGGTGTCCTGCTCGGTTCCCACCGGCCCGCCGGAGGCGATGACCAGCGGCCGGTCCGTGCCCGCGAGGGCGTCGCCGAACGTTTCGACCGCGGCCAACTCGGCGCGGGCCGCCGCCTCGTGCTGCGACAGGTCGTGGTGGAACGCGAGGTGGACGACCCCGTCGCACTCGGCCGCGGCGGTACGCAGGATGTCGGGGTCCTCGATCGTGCCGCGCACCGCCTCTGCCCCGGCGGCGGTCAGGGCTGCCGCCGAGGCGTCGGAGCGGGCGAGCCCGAGGACCTGGTGCCCGGCGCCGATGAGCTCGGCGGTAACGGCGGAACCGATGAAACCGGACGCGCCGGTGACGAGAACACGCATGGCGATGCACTCCTTGGAAGCGGTTGGGGTTGGGCCCGAGGGGCGCTGGCGCCTCGCTCCGGCCGGTGATCCCACTCTGAGCCCGGCTGCTCGGGCGGGTCCAATGAATGTTTCGCAGGAGCCGATACGCTGCGTGTATCGGGCCTGTTCCGGGCAGCTGTCACGGTGTCAGCAGGTAGCTATGTCGCCGGTGGTCGCGGGGACTACGCTGGGGAGGTGCCCGACTCGTCGCAGCCCCCCGCCCCGGCCCCGGCCTTCGATCTGCGGTTGGCGTGGTGCTTCACGGTGGTGGCCGAGTACCGGCATTTCGGCCGGGCCGCCGAAGCCCTGCACACCACCCAGCCGTCCCTGAGCCGTCAGATCGGCCGCCTGGAAACGCAGTTGAGTGTCCGCCTGTTCGAGCGCACGCCGCAGGGCAACCACCTCACCGAGGCCGGTGAGGCCTTCCTGCCGCTTGCCACCGACCTGCTGCGCGCCGCCGACCGCGCTGCGGCCGGCACCCGGGCCGCCGCCCGGCCCGGCCGCATCACCATCGGCCACACGCCCGGCATCCTGGTCACCCCGGCCGTGCGCGAACTACGC
The genomic region above belongs to Streptomyces sp. CG1 and contains:
- a CDS encoding SDR family oxidoreductase, whose translation is MRVLVTGASGFIGSAVTAELIGAGHQVLGLARSDASAAALTAAGAEAVRGTIEDPDILRTAAAECDGVVHLAFHHDLSQHEAAARAELAAVETFGDALAGTDRPLVIASGGPVGTEQDTPPASGSPRIAGAQAALAQAERGVRSSIVRLAPTVHDADTCGMVQQLIGTARTKGFSGYLGDGANRWPSVHRLDAARLFRLALEQAPAGSVLHGVGEEGVSLRAMAEAIGRHLDVPVKAVEAQDAAAHFGFLARILGNDMTASNALTRELLGWHPVNPGLLEDLDLGRYFG